In a genomic window of Phacochoerus africanus isolate WHEZ1 chromosome 6, ROS_Pafr_v1, whole genome shotgun sequence:
- the CELSR2 gene encoding cadherin EGF LAG seven-pass G-type receptor 2 isoform X1: MRSPAARAPLPTPLPPLLLLLLLLLLLRPLLGDQVGPCRSLGPGGRGSSGACAPVGWLCPDSSSNLWLYTSRCRDAGTELTGHLVPHHDGLRVWCPESGAHIPLPPAREGCPWSCRLLGIGGHLSSQGKLTLPHEHLCLKAPRLRCQSCKLVQTPGFRAGDSSAEESMGGRRKRNVNTAPQFQPPSYQATVPENQPAGTPVASLRAIDPDEGEAGRLEYTMDALFDSRSNHFFSLDPVTGAVTTVEELDRETKSTHVFRVTAQDHGMPRRSALATLTILVTDTNDHDPVFEQLEYKESLRENLEVGYEVLTVRATDGDAPPNANILYRLLEGPGGGPSEVFEIDPRSGVIRTRGPVDREEVESYQLTVEASDQGRDPGPRSATAAVFLSVEDDNDNAPQFSEKRYVVQVWEDVTPGALVLRVTASDRDKGSNALVHYSIMSGNARGQFYLDAQTGALDVVSPLDYETTKEYTLRVRAQDGGRPPLSNVSGLVTVQVLDINDNAPIFVSTPFQATVLESVPLGYLVLHVQAIDADAGDNARLEYRLAGVGHDFPFTINNGTGWISVAAELDREEVDFYSFGVEARDHGTPTLTASASVSVTILDVNDNNPTFTQPEYTVRLNEDAAVGTSVVTVSAVDRDAHSVITYQITSGNTRNRFSITSQSGGGLVSLALPLDYKLERQYVLAVTASDGTRQDTAQVVVNVTDANTHRPVFQSSHYTVNVNEDRPAGTTVVLISATDEDTGENARITYFMEDSIPQFRIDADTGAVTTQAELDYEDQVSYTLAITARDNGIPQKSDTTYLEILVNDVNDNAPQFLRDSYQGSVYEDVPPFTSVLQISATDRDSGLNGRVFYTFQGGDDGDGDFIVESTSGIVRTLRRLDRENVAQYILRAYAVDKGMPPARTPMEVTVTVLDVNDNPPVFEQDEFDVFVEENSPIGLAVARVTATDPDEGTNAQIMYQIVEGNIPEVFQLDIFSGELTALVDLDYEDRPEYILVIQATSAPLVSRATVHVRLLDRNDNPPVLGNFEILFNNYVTNRSSSFPGGAIGRVPAHDPDISDSLTYSFERGNELSLVLLNGSTGELRLSRALDNNRPLEAIMSVLVSDGVHSVTAQCALRVTIITDEMLTHSITLRLEDMSPERFLSPLLGLFIQAVAATLATPPDHVVVFNVQRDTDAPGGHILNVSLSVGQPPGPGGGPPFLPSEDLQERLYLNRSLLTAISAQRVLPFDDNICLREPCENYMRCVSVLRFDSSAPFISSSSVLFRPIHPVGGLRCRCPPGFTGDYCETEVDLCYSRPCAPHGRCRSREGGYTCLCREGYTGEHCEVSARSGRCAPGVCKNGGTCVNLLVGGFKCDCPSGDFEKPFCQVTTRSFPARSFITFRGLRQRFHFTLALSFATKERDGLLLYNGRFNEKHDFVALEVIQEQVQLTFSAGESTTTVSPFVPGGVSDGQWHTVQLKYYNKPLLGQTGLPQGPSEQKVAVVTVDGCDTGVALRFGAVLGNYSCAAQGTQGGSKKSLDLTGPLLLGGVPDLPESFPVRTRHFVGCMRNLQVDSRHVDMADFIANNGTVPGCPAKKNVCDSNTCHNGGTCVNQWDAFSCQCPLGFGGKSCAQEMANPQRFLGSSLVAWHGLSLPISQPWHLSLMFRTRQADGVLLQAVTRGRSTITLQLREGHVVLSVEGTGLQASSLQLEPGRANDGDWHHAQLALGASGGPGHAILSFDYGQQRAEGNLGPRLHGLHLSNITVGGVPGPAGGVARGFRGCLQGVRVSETAEGVSSLDPSRGESINVEPGCSLPDPCDSNPCPANSYCSDDWDSYSCSCDPGYYGDNCTNVCDLNPCEHHSICTRKPSAPHGYTCECPQNYLGPYCETRIDQPCPRGWWGHPTCGPCNCDVSKGFDPDCNKTSGECHCKENHYRPPGSPSCLLCDCYPTGSLSRVCDPEDGQCPCKPGVIGRQCDRCDNPFAEVTTNGCEVNYDSCPRAIEAGIWWPRTRFGLPAAAPCPKGSFGTAVRHCDEHRGWLPPNLFNCTSVTFSELKGFAERLQRNESGLDSGRSQRLALLLRNATQHTAGYFGSDVKVAYQLATRLLAHESAQRGFGLSATQDVHFTENLLRVGSALLDAANKRHWELIQQTEGGTAWLLQHYEAYASALAQNMRHTYLSPFTIVTPNIVISVVRLDKGNFAGAKLPRYEALRGERPPDLETTVILPESVFRETPPVVRPAGPGEAQELEELARRQRRHPELSQGEAVASVIIYRTLAGLLPHNYDPDKRSLRVPKRPVINTPVVSISVHDDEELLPRALDKPVTVQFRLLETEERTKPICVFWNHSILVSGTGGWSARGCEVVFRNESHVSCQCNHMTSFAVLMDVSLRENGEILPLKTLTYVALGVTLAALLLTFLLLTILRALRSNQHGIRRNLTAALGLAQLVFLLGINQADLPFACTVIAILLHFLYLCAFSWALLEALHLYRALTEVRDVNAGPMRFYYMLGWGVPAFITGLAVGLDPEGYGNPDFCWLSVYDTLIWSFAGPVAFAVSMSVFLYILAARASCAAQRQGFEKKGPVSGLRPSFTVLLLLSAAWLLALLSVNSDTLLFHYLFAACNCIQGPFIFLSYVVLSKEVRKALKFTCSRKPSPDPALTTKSTLTSVREPGSYNCPSPYADGRLYQPYGDSAGSLHSASRSGKSQPSYIPFLLREESTLNPGQGPPGLGDPGSLFLEGQDQQHDPDTDSDSDLSLEDDQSGSYASTHSSDSEEEEEREAAFPGEPGWDSLLGPGAERLPLHSTPKDGGLGPGKVPWPGDFGTPAKEGGGNGTSDERPRENGDALPREGSLGPLPGPAAQPHKGILKKKCLPTISEKSSLLRLPLEQGTGSSRGSSASEGSRAGPPPRPPPRQSLQEQLNGVMPIAMSIKAGTVDEDSSGSERKRTPPPAQVLSLGCQVFSPHLGDQTNPTDLLWPLRCAPL; this comes from the exons ATGCGGAGCCCGGCGGCCCGCGCCCCCCTTCCAacgccgctgccgccgctgctgctactgctgctgctgctgctgctgctgcggccaCTGCTGGGAGACCAAGTGGGGCCCTGTCGTTCCCTGGGGCCCGGGGGACGCGGCTCCTCGGGGGCCTGCGCCCCCGTGGGCTGGCTCTGTCCAGACTCATCCTCGAACCTCTGGCTCTACACCAGCCGCTGCAGGGATGCGGGGACCGAACTGACTGGCCATCTGGTGCCCCACCACGATGGCCTGAGGGTCTGGTGTCCAGAATCTGGGGCCCACATCCCCCTGCCGCCAGCCCGGGAAGGCTGCCCCTGGAGCTGTCGTCTTCTGGGCATTGGAGGCCACCTTTCCTCACAGGGCAAGCTCACCCTGCCCCATGAGCACCTGTGTTTAAAGGCCCCGCGGCTGAGATGCCAGTCTTGTAAGCTGGTGCAGACTCCAGGGTTCAGGGCAGGGGACAGCTCGGCAGAAGAGTCCATGGGTGGGCGTCGGAAAAGGAATGTGAATACAGCCCCCCAGTTCCAGCCCCCCAGCTACCAGGCCACAGTGCCCGAGAATCAGCCAGCAGGTACCCCTGTGGCATCTCTGCGGGCCATCGACCCAGATGAGGGTGAGGCAGGTCGGCTTGAGTACACTATGGATGCCCTCTTCGATAGCCGCTCCAACCATTTCTTCTCCCTGGACCCAGTCACCGGTGCAGTAACCACAGTCGAGGAGCTGGATCGTGAGACCAAGAGCACCCATGTCTTCAGGGTCACGGCACAGGATCACGGCATGCCCCGACGCAGTGCCCTGGCCACGCTCACCATCCTGGTGACTGACACCAATGATCATGACCCAGTTTTTGAGCAGCTGGAGTATAAGGAGAGCCTCAGGGAGAACCTGGAGGTTGGCTATGAGGTTCTCACTGTCAGAGCCACAGATGGTGATGCCCCTCCCAATGCCAATATTCTGTACCGCTTGCTGGAGGGCCCTGGGGGCGGCCCCTCTGAAGTCTTTGAGATTGACCCTCGCTCTGGGGTGATCCGAACCCGAGGCCCAGTGGATCGGGAAGAGGTGGAATCCTACCAGTTGACAGTGGAAGCAAGTGACCAGGGTCGGGACCCTGGTCCACGGAGTGCCACAGCTGCTGTTTTCCTGTCTGTGGAGGATGATAATGACAATGCCCCCCAGTTCAGCGAGAAGCGCTATGTGGTCCAGGTATGGGAGGACGTGACCCCAGGAGCCCTGGTACTCCGGGTCACAGCCTCGGATAGAGACAAGGGCAGCAATGCCCTGGTGCACTACAGCATCATGAGTGGCAATGCTCGGGGACAGTTTTACTTAGATGCCCAGACTGGCGCTCTGGATGTGGTGAGCCCTCTTGACTATGAGACAACCAAGGAATATACCTTACGGGTTCGGGCACAGGATGGTGGCCGCCCCCCTCTCTCCAATGTCTCTGGCCTAGTGACAGTGCAGGTCCTGGATATCAATGACAACGCCCCTATCTTTGTCAGCACCCCCTTCCAGGCTACTGTCCTGGAGAGTGTCCCCTTAGGCTACTTGGTTCTCCATGTTCAGGCCATCGATGCTGATGCTGGTGACAATGCCCGCCTGGAATACCGCCTGGCAGGGGTCGGGCACGACTTCCCCTTCACCATCAACAATGGCACAGGCTGGATCTCTGTGGCTGCTGAACTGGACCGGGAAGAAGTTGATTTCTACAGCTTTGGAGTTGAAGCTCGAGACCACGGCACCCCAACCCTCACTGCCTCGGCCAGTGTCAGCGTGACCATCCTGGATGTCAACGACAACAACCCGACCTTTACCCAACCCGAGTACACGGTGCGGCTCAATGAGGATGCGGCTGTGGGCACCAGCGTGGTGACGGTGTCAGCCGTGGACCGTGATGCCCACAGTGTCATCACCTACCAGATCACCAGCGGCAACACCCGAAACCGCTTCTCCATCACCAGCCAGAGCGGTGGTGGGCTGGTGTCCCTTGCCCTGCCCCTGGACTACAAACTTGAGCGGCAGTACGTGCTGGCTGTCACTGCCTCTGATGGCACACGGCAGGACACCGCCCAAGTGGTGGTGAATGTCACTGACGCCAATACGCATCGTCCCGTGTTTCAGAGCTCCCACTACACGGTGAATGTTAACGAGGACCGGCCAGCAGGCACCACGGTGGTGCTGATCAGTGCCACAGACGAGGACACCGGTGAGAACGCCCGCATCACCTACTTTATGGAGGACAGCATCCCCCAGTTCCGCATCGATGCAGACACGGGGGCTGTCACCACCCAGGCCGAGCTGGACTACGAGGACCAGGTGTCCTACACCCTGGCCATCACCGCCCGGGACAACGGTATCCCCCAGAAGTCTGACACCACCTACCTGGAGATCCTGGTGAACGACGTGAATGACAACGCTCCTCAGTTCCTGCGGGACTCCTACCAGGGCAGCGTCTACGAGGATGTGCCCCCCTTCACCAGCGTCCTGCAGATCTCAGCCACTGACCGTGACTCTGGTCTTAACGGCAGGGTCTTCTACACCTTCCAAGGTGGCGATGATGGAGATGGCGACTTTATCGTAGAGTCCACATCAGGCATCGTGCGCACGCTGCGGAGGCTGGATCGTGAAAATGTGGCCCAGTACATCCTGCGGGCATATGCAGTGGACAAGGGGATGCCTCCAGCCCGCACGCCCATGGAGGTGACGGTCACTGTGTTGGATGTGAATGACAATCCGCCCGTCTTTGAGCAGGATGagtttgatgtgtttgtggaagagaACAGTCCCATTGGGCTGGCTGTGGCCCGGGTCACAGCCACTGACCCTGACGAGGGCACCAACGCCCAGATCATGTACCAGATCGTGGAGGGCAACATCCCTGAGGTCTTCCAGCTGGACATCTTCTCTGGGGAGCTGACCGCCCTGGTAGACTTGGACTACGAGGACCGGCCGGAATACATCCTGGTCATCCAGGCCACGTCGGCGCCCCTGGTGAGCCGGGCTACGGTGCACGTCCGCCTGCTTGACCGCAACGACAACCCCCCCGTGCTGGGCAACTTTGAGATCCTTTTCAACAATTATGTCACCAACCGCTCGAGCAGCTTCCCGGGGGGTGCCATCGGCCGCGTGCCTGCCCACGACCCTGACATCTCGGACAGCCTGACTTACAGCTTCGAGCGGGGGAACGAACTCAGCCTGGTCCTACTCAATGGCTCCACTGGCGAGCTGAGGCTGAGCCGGGCCCTGGACAACAACCGACCTCTGGAGGCCATCATGAGCGTGCTGGTTTCAG ATGGCGTGCACAGTGTGACCGCCCAGTGCGCCCTGCGAGTCACCATCATCACCGACGAGATGCTCACGCACAGCATCACGCTGCGCCTGGAGGACATGTCTCCCGAGCGCTTCCTGTCGCCGCTTCTGGGTCTTTTCATCCAGGCCGTGGCCGCCACGCTGGCCACACCCCCAGACCACGTGGTGGTCTTCAACGTGCAGCGGGACACGGACGCCCCCGGCGGCCACATCCTCAACGTGAGCCTGTCGGTGGGCCAGCCGCCAGGGCCCGGGGGCGGGCCCCCCTTCCTGCCCTCGGAGGACCTGCAGGAGCGCCTGTACCTCAACCGCAGCCTGCTGACGGCCATCTCCGCGCAGCGCGTGCTGCCCTTCGACGACAACATCTGCCTGCGCGAGCCCTGCGAGAACTACATGCGCTGCGTGTCGGTCCTGCGCTTCGACTCCTCGGCGCccttcatctcctcctcctccgtgCTCTTCCGGCCCATCCACCCGGTCGGGGGGCTGCGCTGCCGGTGCCCGCCAGGCTTCACCGGTGACTACTGCGAGACGGAAGTGGACCTCTGCTACTCGCGGCCCTGCGCCCCCCACGGGCGCTGCCGAAGCCGTGAGGGCGGCTACACCTGCCTCTGCCGAGAGGGCTACACGG GTGAGCACTGCGAGGTAAGTGCCCGCTCAGGCCGTTGCGCCCCGGGTGTCTGCAAGAACGGAGGCACCTGTGTCAACCTGCTGGTGGGTGGCTTCAAGTGCGACTGCCCGTCCGGAGACTTCGAGAAGCCCTTCTGCCAGGTGACCACGCGCAGCTTCCCCGCCCGCTCCTTCATCACCTTCCGAGGCCTGCGCCAGCGCTTCCACTTCACCCTGGCCCTCTC GTTTGCCACCAAGGAGCGTGACGGGCTGCTGCTGTACAACGGGCGCTTCAACGAGAAGCATGACTTTGTGGCCCTCGAGGTGATCCAGGAGCAGGTCCAGCTCACCTTCTCTGCAG GGGAGTCGACCACCACTGTGTCCCCATTCGTGCCCGGAGGAGTCAGTGACGGCCAGTGGCACACGGTGCAGCTGAAGTACTACAATAAG CCCCTGCTGGGCCAAACAGGGCTCCCGCAGGGCCCATCTGAGCAGAAGGTGGCCGTGGTGACTGTGGATGGCTGTGACACAGGGGTGGCCCTGCGCTTCGGAGCTGTGCTGGGCAACTACTCCTGTGCTGCCCAGGGCACCCAGGGTGGCAGCAAGAA GTCTCTGGACCTGACGGGGCCCCTGCTGCTGGGCGGGGTCCCTGACCTGCCCGAGAGCTTCCCTGTCCGCACACGGCACTTCGTGGGCTGCATGAGGAACCTGCAGGTGGACAGCCGACACGTCGACATGGCCGACTTCATTGCCAACAATGGCACCGTGCCTG GCTGCCCTGCCAAGAAGAATGTGTGCGACAGCAACACCTGCCACAATGGGGGCACCTGTGTGAACCAGTGGGATGCGTTCAGCTGCCAGTGCCCTCTGGGCTTCGGGGGCAAGAGCTGTGCCCAGG AAATGGCCAACCCGCAGCGCTTCCTGGGAAGCAGCCTGGTGGCCTGGCACGGCCTCTCACTGCCCATCTCCCAGCCCTGGCACCTCAGCCTCATGTTCCGTACGCGCCAGGCCGACGGCGTCCTACTGCAGGCTGTCACGAGGGGGCGCAGCACTATCACCCTGCAG CTGCGGGAGGGCCACGTGGTGCTGAGTGTGGAGGGCACCGGGCTCCAGGCCTCATCTCTCCAGCTGGAGCCAGGCCGGGCCAATGACGGGGACTGGCACCATGCACAGCTGGCACTAGGAGCCAGCGGGGGCCCCGGCCACGCCATCCTGTCCTTCGACTATGGGCAGCAGCGGGCAGAGGGCAACCTGGGCCCCCGGCTGCATGGGCTGCACCTGAGCAACATTACGGTTGGGGGAGTGCCTGGGCCGGCCGGGGGCGTGGCCCGTGGCTTCCGGGGCTGTTTGCAG GGCGTTCGGGTAAGCGAGACAGCCGAGGGTGTTAGCAGTCTGGATCCCAGCCGTGGGGAAAGCATCAATGTGGAGCCAGGCTGTAGCCTGCCAGACCCCTGTGACTCGAACCCGTGTCCTGCCAACAGCTATTGCAGTGATGACTGGGACAGCTATTCCTGCAGCTGTGATCCAG GTTACTATGGTGACAACTGCACTAACGTGTGTGACCTGAACCCATGTGAGCATCACTCCATATGTACCCGAAAGCCCAGTGCCCCCCATGGCTATACCTGCGAGTGTCCCCAAAATTACCTTGGGCCGTACTGTGAGACCAG GATTGACCAGCCTTGTCCCCGAGGCTGGTGGGGACACCCCACCTGCGGCCCATGCAACTGTGACGTCAGCAAAGGCTTCGACCCAGACTGCAACAAGACGAGCGGCGAGTGCCACTGCAAG gagAACCACTACCGGCCCCCTGGCAGCCCTTCCTGCCTCCTATGTGACTGCTACCCCACGGGCTCTCTGTCCCGAGTCTGTGACCCCGAGGATGGCCAGTGTCCATGCAAGCCAGGTGTCATTGGGCGTCAGTGTGACCGCTGTGACAACCCTTTTGCTGAGGTTACCACCAACGGCTGTGAAG TGAATTACGACAGCTGCCCCCGAGCTATTGAGGCGGGAATCTGGTGGCCCCGTACCCGCTTTGGGCTGCCTgctgctgccccctgccccaaagGCTCCTTTG GGACCGCTGTGCGCCACTGTGATGAGCACCGAGGGTGGCTCCCACCAAACCTCTTCAACTGCACGTCCGTCACCTTCTCGGAGCTGAAGGGCTTT GCTGAGCGGCTGCAGCGAAATGAGTCAGGCCTGGACTCGGGGCGCTCCCAGCGGCTGGCCCTGCTTCTGCGCAATGCTACCCAGCACACAGCTGGCTACTTCGGCAGCGATGTCAAGGTGGCCTACCAGCTGGCCACAAGGCTACTGGCCCACGAGAGCGCCCAGCGGGGCTTCGGGCTGTCCGCCACGCAGGATGTGCACTTCACTGAG AATCTGCTGCGGGTGGGCAGCGCCCTCCTGGATGCAGCCAACAAGCGGCACTGGGAGCTGATCCAGCAGACGGAGGGGGGCACCGCCTGGCTGCTGCAGCACTACGAGGCCTACGCCAGCGCCCTGGCCCAGAACATGCGGCACACCTACCTCAGCCCCTTCACCATTGTCACGCCCAACATTG TCATCTCTGTGGTTCGCTTGGACAAGGGGAACTTCGCGGGGGCCAAGCTGCCCCGCTACGAGGCGCTGCGGGGGGAGCGGCCCCCGGACCTTGAGACAACGGTCATTCTGCCTGAGTCTGTCTTCAGAG AAACGCCCCCTGTGGTCAGGCCCGCGGGCCCCGGAGAggcccaggagctggaggagctggCACGGCGTCAGCGGCGGCACCCAGAGCTGAGCCAGGGTGAGGCTGTGGCCAGTGTCATCATCTACCGCACCCTGGCCGGGCTGCTGCCCCACAACTACGACCCGGACAAGCGCAGCCTGAG AGTTCCCAAACGCCCTGTCATCAACACGCCTGTGGTGAGCATCAGTGTCCATGACGATGAGGAGCTTCTGCCCCGAGCTTTGGACAAGCCCGTCACAGTACAGTTCCGGCTGCTGGAGACGGAAGAGCGGACCAAGCCCATCTGTGTCTTCTGGAACCATTCCATCCT GGTCAGCGGCACAGGTGGCTGGTCGGCCCGAGGCTGCGAAGTCGTCTTCCGCAACGAGAGCCATGTCAGCTGCCAGTGCAACCACATGACAAGCTTTGCTGTGCTCATGGACGTGTCCCTGCGGGAG AATGGGGAGATCCTGCCACTGAAGACGCTGACGTACGTGGCCCTAGGGGTCACCTTGGCGGCCCTCCTGctcaccttcctcctcctcaccatCCTGCGTGCCCTGCGCTCCAACCAGCACGGCATCCGACGGAACCTGACTGCCGCCCTGGGCCTGGCTCAGCTGGTCTTCCTCCTGGGAATCAACCAGGCTGACCTCCCT TTCGCTTGCACAGTCATCGCCATCCTGCTGCACTTCCTGTACCTCTGCGCCTTTTCCTGGGCTCTCCTGGAGGCCCTGCACCTGTACCGGGCACTCACCGAGGTGCGCGACGTCAACGCCGGCCCCATGCGCTTCTACTACATGCTGGGCTGGGGCGTGCCCGCCTTCATCACAG GTCTGGCCGTGGGCCTGGACCCCGAGGGCTATGGGAACCCCGACTTCTGTTGGCTATCCGTCTACGATACGCTCATCTGGAGTTTCGCTGGCCCTGTGGCCTTTGCCGTCTCG atGAGCGTCTTCCTGTACATCCTGGCGGCCCGAGCCTCCTGTGCTGCCCAGCGGCAGGGCTTTGAGAAGAAAGGCCCTGT ctcggGCCTGCGGCCCTCCTTCACTGTCCTCCTGCTGCTGAGCGCCGCGTGGCTGCTGGCACTGCTCTCTGTCAACAGTGACACCCTCCTCTTCCACTACCTCTTTGCTGCTTGCAATTGCATCCAG GGCCCCTTCATCTTCCTCTCCTACGTGGTGCTCAGCAAGGAGGTCCGGAAGGCGCTCAAGTTCACCTGCAGCCGCAAGCCCAGCCCGGACCCTGCTCTGACGACCAAGTCCACCCTGACCTCAGTGAGGGAGCCAGGG TCCTACAACTGCCCCAGCCCTTATGCGGACGGAAGGCTGTATCAGCCCTATGGAGATTCAGCTGGCTCTCTGCACAGTGCCAGCCGCTCCGGCAAGAGTCAGCCCAGCTACATCCCCTTCTTGCTGAG GGAGGAGTCCACACTGAACCCTGGTCAGgggccccctggcctgggggacCCGGGGAGCCTATTCCTGGAAGGTCAAGACCAGCAGCACG atcCCGACACGGACTCTGACAGTGACCTGTCCCTGGAAGATGACCAGAGTGGCTCCTATGCCTCTACCCACTCGTCAGacagcgaggaggaggaggagcgggaGGCCGCCTTCCCTGGAGAGCCAGGCTGGGACAGcctgctggggcctggggccgagAGGCTGCCCCTGCACAGCACCCCCAAGG ATGGGGGCCTGGGGCCCGGAAAGGTCCCCTGGCCAGGAGACTTTGGGACCCCAGCAAAGGAGGGTGGTGGCAATGGGACTTCTGACGAGCGGCCGCGGGAGAATGGAGATGCCCTGCCTCGGGAGGGCTCCCTGGGCCCCCTTCCAGGCCCTGCTGCTCAGCCTCACAAAG GCATCCTCAAGAAGAAGTGTCTGCCTACCATCAGCGAGAAGAGCAGCCTCCTCCGACTGCCCCTGGAGCAGGGCACAGGGTCCTCCCGGGGCTCCTCTGCCAGCGAGGGCAGCCGGGCCGGGCCCCCTCCACGGCCCCCGCCCCGGCAGAGCCTCCAGGAGCAGCTGAACGGGGTCATGCCCATTGCCATGAGCATCAAGGCAGGCACGGTGGACGAGGACTCATCGGGCTCCGA GAGGAAGAGGACGCCGCCTCCAGCCCAGGTCCTAAGTCTGGGCTGCCAGGTCTTCTCACCCCACCTCGGAGACCAGACAAACCCCACTGACCTGCTGTGGCCTCTGAGATGCGCTCCACTTTGA